AGAATCTAGCTAAAGTTTGCAAAATTACTATTTTGGTTGGATGGAGATTTTCAGAGTTGATTCCTGAAAGAATTGAATGGTCACAGAAAGCAAAGTTTGCAACTGAGAGCAAGTCAATTTTTCGAGTCATTATTATAAAGTTCTCCCTGCATTCCAGACACCAACAGGTTCGTTTTTTACTTCACCTCATTTTTCAGATTCTGAGGTGTGAAACTTCATGCCACTGGAAAGCAAATTTAAAGGTGCTAGGGAacttgaaaagagaaaatgctTAGGTTCTCAAGTACCTTTAGCAAGTGAAAATCAAATATGGACGCTgcattcttatatatattaaccCATGACAGGTGTGCATTACTTACTAGACCCATCTCTTATTGGAAGATGTATTCTTAGTTGCACTTTGAGTCCGCCTTCTAATCTTCCTGATGTCCCCTTCAGCTGACAACTGCTTTGACCTCGAAGTAGGAAGTCCAATGGACTTTTGATTTGCTGATATTTCTTTAAGAGGATTTTCTGATCTAGACTGTATGTGAAACTCGGTTAATCCTACCAGAGAACTGGAAGCCTTTGCTGGTGCTGATTTCTGGTTTTTTGTTAAACCAAGTTTAGTACTCTGAACAGGAGTCTCCTGAAGTTTAACAACAGGGGCTTGTTTTTAAGTTCACAGGATAGAAGTTGAATTGGAAAAGCACTACTAATTGTACTATTCTGATAAGGGTTACCTCAATTTTAGCAGTGGGAGCTTGTCGGTTCACAGGAGAGGAATCTGAATCAGAGGAGGAAGGACTAGTGGAACTATCCATGTCATAAACTACGTTATTCACCATGAGAGGAAGTTTTGAACTGTCTGAGATAGAAAATGAGGAGGAGGATGGTCTACGAAGTCTTGTAAGATTCACCACCTATAAAACCTCACGAGTTCTGGAAATTAGACCATGATCTTAGACACAATATTGATTACATACCAATCCTAATAATATGCACCCAAATCAGTTCCAACAAACACAAATATTACTATGGAGATATGCCATTAACTTTTTCCATATTAAACGCACAAAACTGTAGCCTGTGTGCTTAGATTTCTTATGTGCCGAGAACATTTTGTATTCTGACTTTGTCCTGTGCAGAACATCAGAATCTCACACTTTcacaacaagaaagaaatatgaTAACCAAGACAGTATAATAAAGAGAACGAAAGAAAGGTGATGTTGCAAAGCATGCACATCTTGTCATATCAAGTGTCACTGTTTCCAACTCTTTCCTAAATAATTTTGCTAATACTGACTTCTTACCTTTTGTTCTAATACCATCATGTCCTTTCTAAGTCTTGTAATCATTGTGTTCTTCCTGCATATAATGTCTTCCAACTCTCCAATTCTCTATTATTACGGGAAAAAAGATTTGTTGGAACAAGTCAGATATAAATATGGTGAGTAGAGAAGCAAAGGAAACATAGTAAAAAATTTGCTCATATGAGTCAAAATACCTTAGAACCTGccatattatttgattgaaGAATACCAGCCAGCTCTTTTATGGTGGCATCCTTCTCTTCACACTCTCTCTTGAGATTGCAGATGTCTTGGTCTATTGCAAAAGCGTTCATCTGTTATAGAGACATGGCATGAGGTCACTGAAATGCGAACTAGATAGTTGATAGATTAGTGAGTGATCCGCTCTCTTTCCACCTCAATGAATATGTAATGGTGAAAGCGTTAAAGAAATCATAATCAGCTATTGccaatttatttaataacatcAACTTCAAGAATTGATAACTTTGGTACTTCATACAGTTTCCAATAAACAAAATGCATCAATCGCTTAAAGTTGATAAATTTGTGTAAGTAGATAATTCGCCAAGGAAAGAACAAAGAGATAACACATGAAAGATATAAATCATCCTCTAAAACCACACCCCAGACCTCAAGTTAATACAAAGTAATCAGAATTAATTATTTGCCATTAGCCAATTCCAGTGACGAACTGATCATACCTGTCCTTTGCAGTGTGGAAAACCATAATCATCATATTGCACAAGATTTCAGTTGTGAAATACCAAAATTTAAGGGGCTTTTAACAGAACTATTTCTAAACTTCGGTTTTTAGTGGTAATCTGATCTCTTCAAATTATAATACCATTGAAAAAATCTGTAAAAAGTATATTCTGTTTCCGAATCTTCCACCACCTGCATATCTGCTGCAGATGTAACACTTGAAGCCCAATCTGACAAATCTGACATGCGACGCTCTTCATGCTCGACCTCATTTATGAGAGGCATTTTGTACTGCAGCACCTCATCACCTCTAGAAACTTTGACAACAGAGTTTCCCTGGTACAAAATTAACAAACTGTAGTATTTGAGCATTTGGACACCAACTCTGACTCTAAGTTTATAATTACTCAAAACACCAAAAGACACAAACTTGGCGTCTATATAAATTGATTCTCACCATCAAACCAGCAAGCAGGTCTTGGTGTTGATCACAATGCCAACAACCACagtcaacaaatttaattttatcacaaCCAAAAACATCATTAGATGGCGGTTCCACGTTCTTGTTGTTGAATGATGCATTGGCCTTGGTTCCTGCCTGGCTGTTAATGTTACTCAACTGATCACACAGATTATCAAGCTTCTGCTGCATGCTTGATAGCACCTGATCCTGAAAAgcatttggtaaaaaaaattatatcagaCAAGTCTCATGGCTACAAGAACAATTCATTCTTtacatgaatttgaatttatttgaatCCTGCTCAGGTTCAAACAAAAGGTAATACCAACAAGCAGCAACAGGACAAGGGTGGGGTTAAAAAGAACTGTATTAGACATGAACATTCATACAAGTggattcaaaattcaaaaaaagatttCCAACATGACATCCGGGGTCTAATTTTTGTAACTGCTGTCTTAAATATCAAAACACAAGACAACATTGCAAATGGATCACACATTAAGAATCAATTAATCAAATCTAGGAtcaaaccatatttttattACTTGAATCATATCAAAACTGAAAATTTATGAGAAACTGCTCTTAAAGCAGAATCTTTCAACTCCTGGTGATTCAAAAATCATCATTACAGATAAAGCTAATTAATGAACAAAgccattaattaaaacaaattaagccATCAAAATAACATCAACCACCCTCCAAAGTTCCTACCTTTCATACAAAATCAAGCAACAAACCTACCATTCACgctcaaaaaccaaaaaagactAAATTTTTAAGCAAACCCATTtccaaaaatctaaaaacaaataaaacccattcacaaaatcaagttaaaatcaCTAACCCTAAGCTCCACAGACTTCTTGAGCTGATTAATGATCCCATTCTTTTTAGACTCAGAAACAGCA
This genomic interval from Populus alba chromosome 1, ASM523922v2, whole genome shotgun sequence contains the following:
- the LOC118061471 gene encoding uncharacterized protein yields the protein MEQEETDCTHQPGSTPSPGQVPPSSSFVTLSPFPPIPSPSSRRRLSSHFTPTRAITSSLRLAWVSLRGRLVNAEEASSANAIGLRLEDGVAWELFSPAQRFLIVAVIGVAVSESKKNGIINQLKKSVELRDQVLSSMQQKLDNLCDQLSNINSQAGTKANASFNNKNVEPPSNDVFGCDKIKFVDCGCWHCDQHQDLLAGLMGNSVVKVSRGDEVLQYKMPLINEVEHEERRMSDLSDWASSVTSAADMQMNAFAIDQDICNLKRECEEKDATIKELAGILQSNNMAGSKRIGELEDIICRKNTMITRLRKDMMVLEQKVVNLTRLRRPSSSSFSISDSSKLPLMVNNVVYDMDSSTSPSSSDSDSSPVNRQAPTAKIEETPVQSTKLGLTKNQKSAPAKASSSLVGLTEFHIQSRSENPLKEISANQKSIGLPTSRSKQLSAEGDIRKIRRRTQSATKNTSSNKRWV